The following coding sequences lie in one Pseudomonadota bacterium genomic window:
- a CDS encoding Fic family protein, with protein MRMPNTPPSFEKLMADLRDPQRVLEVYRKVFSSTDDGRYLHWDELRHRPPPRNLTREEWWLGLKIKRKTGSRIVPLKDVRGNHFHFSVPDLVTDLLHQIDRGGGTFVEIPEQVTNPEQRERYLVRSLVEEAITSSQLEGAVTTREVAKKMLVEGRKPRDRSERMIANNYSTMNHILQLKNQSLTKEIVFQIHRELSDGAIEIPDGGGRFRRPDEDINVSDVDGTVFHEPPPARGLPARMEAMCNFANGETPTGFIHPVVRGIVLHFWLAYDHPFVDGNGRTARALFYWQMLRSNYWLFEFISISQFLRKAPVKYATAFLYTESDQNDLTYFLIHQAQIIRRALRELHDYVARKSSEARACLDALQKFPELNHRQQALVAHALRHPGFAYNIAGHGARQGVVYQTARTDLLRLARMGLLEQNKAGRALVFFAPRDLESRLRDK; from the coding sequence ATGCGGATGCCTAACACACCACCATCATTCGAAAAACTGATGGCAGACTTGCGGGACCCGCAGAGGGTGCTCGAGGTCTATCGGAAGGTTTTCAGCTCCACGGATGACGGGCGCTATCTGCATTGGGACGAGTTGCGCCACCGCCCCCCCCCAAGAAACCTGACTCGCGAGGAGTGGTGGCTCGGGTTGAAGATAAAACGGAAGACCGGTAGCCGGATCGTCCCGCTCAAGGACGTGAGGGGTAACCATTTCCATTTTTCCGTACCGGATCTGGTAACCGACCTCCTGCACCAGATCGACCGCGGAGGCGGGACGTTCGTCGAAATCCCGGAACAAGTGACGAACCCCGAGCAGCGAGAACGCTACTTGGTGCGTTCCCTGGTGGAGGAAGCGATCACGTCGAGCCAACTGGAAGGCGCGGTGACGACACGCGAGGTCGCAAAAAAAATGTTGGTGGAAGGAAGGAAGCCACGCGACCGCAGCGAGCGCATGATCGCCAACAACTACTCGACGATGAATCATATTTTACAGTTGAAGAATCAATCCCTCACAAAAGAGATCGTGTTTCAGATTCACAGAGAGCTATCGGACGGCGCGATCGAGATTCCCGACGGAGGGGGGCGCTTCAGGCGACCGGATGAGGACATCAACGTTTCGGACGTAGACGGTACCGTGTTTCACGAGCCGCCGCCTGCCAGAGGGTTGCCAGCTCGCATGGAAGCGATGTGCAACTTCGCAAACGGCGAAACGCCGACGGGATTCATACACCCCGTCGTCCGCGGAATCGTCCTGCACTTCTGGCTCGCGTATGACCATCCGTTCGTGGACGGCAACGGCAGAACGGCGCGGGCGTTGTTCTATTGGCAAATGCTACGTTCAAACTACTGGCTGTTCGAGTTCATCTCGATCTCTCAGTTCCTACGCAAGGCCCCTGTCAAGTACGCTACTGCTTTCCTTTACACCGAATCGGACCAGAACGACTTGACCTATTTCCTCATCCACCAGGCCCAAATCATTCGGCGAGCCCTGAGAGAGCTTCACGACTACGTCGCGCGGAAGTCTTCTGAAGCCAGAGCTTGTCTCGATGCTTTGCAGAAGTTCCCGGAGTTGAACCACCGTCAACAGGCTCTTGTTGCGCACGCCCTCAGGCACCCCGGCTTCGCGTACAACATAGCGGGTCACGGCGCGCGCCAAGGCGTCGTGTACCAAACCGCTAGGACGGACCTTCTACGCCTCGCCCGAATGGGCTTGCTCGAGCAAAACAAGGCAGGACGCGCGCTCGTTTTCTTCGCTCCGAGAGACTTGGAGTCTCGGTTGCGGGACAAGTAA